The sequence GTGGGTGAATTTGTAAAAGGATGCCTGGGAGGGCAATCTTGAAACTAAGAGATTTTTACGAAGCAATAGTAAAAATAGGAATAGAGAGGGATCCGAGGGGGAAAGAGGCTGTAGAACAGGATCTTGTCAGGAGGAAAAGACGTTTTGAGGAGTTGAAAGAGAAAGAGAAAGAGTATTTTGATTTAGAATCCCTTACCAACCCTTATGCTGATACACGGATACTATTTGGTGATGGAAATACTAAGGTGAAGAGAATACTTGTTGGAATTGATATTGAGGTGCCGGAGATACTCCTCGCAGATAGGCTTATATCAAAGGGCGAAAAGATAGATCTCGCCCTTTCACATCATCCTGAGGGAAAGGCATATGCCAATTTTTACGAGGTTATGCATATGCAGGCTGATATACTTAATAGATACGGTATCCCTATAAATGTTGCGGAGGCATTGCTGAGTGAGAGGATTAAAGAAGTTGAAAGAAAGGTAATGCCTGTAAATCATACAAGGGCTATCGATGCAGCTATCCTGCTGAACATCCCTATTATGTGTGCACATACCCCCTCTGACAACTCGGTGGCTAATTACCTTCAGAAACTCTTTGACGAAACAAAGCCAGATACGATTGATGATGTTATGAACCAACTAAACAGTATTCCTGAGTATAAAGAGGCATCGAGAAATAATGCAGGTCCAAAGATACTTATAGGGTCAAAAGAGAGACGATCAGGAAAGATTTTTGTTGATATGACAGGTGGAACAGAGGGCTCTAAGGAGATATTTGGCAGTCTTGCCCAGGCAGGGATAGGAACAATTGTAGCAATGCATTTAAGTGATGAGCATAGAAAAGAGGCAGAAAAAAACCATGTTAATGTTGTAATTGCAGGACATATCTCAAGTGATAACGTTGGGATGAACCTTCTACTCGATGAGATAAGTAAGATAGAACCGATAGAAGTATTAACCTGTTCTGGCTTTAAGAGATTTGTAAGAAATTAGAGGAAAGAGTGCAAACTTATGTGTCAGATGAGATCATTGAAAGAATCCGACAGGGCGTTGACATTGTTGATGTAATCTCTGAGTATGTCGTGCTCAAAAAAACAGGACAGAATTATAAAGGCTTCTNNNNNNNNNNNNNNNNNNNNNNNNNNNNNNNNNNNNNNNNNNNNNNNNNNNNNNNNNNNNNNNNNNNNNNNNNNNNNNNNNNNNNNNNNNNNNNNNNNNNGAGGAAAGAGTGCAAACTTATGTGTCAGATGAGATCATTGAAAGAATCCGACAGGGCGTTGACATTGTTGATGTAATCTCTGAGTATGTCGTGCTCAAAAAAACAGGACAGAATTATAAAGGCTTCTGTCCTTTCCACCAGGAGAAGACCCCATCCTTCATCGTAAGCCCTCCCAAACAGATATACCATTGCTTTGGCTGTGGTGTGGGAGGTGATGTATTTAATTTTCTCGTCAGGCATGAAAGAATATCATTTCCTGAGGCAATAAGGGCACTTGCCAGCAGGGCAGGTATAGCCATACCCCAAAGAAAAAAACCTGCAAATTTCGAAAGAGATGTTCTGTTAAAGGCAAATAAGGATGCAGCAGAGCATTATCATCGCATCTTACTTGAAAGCAGTGCAGGAACTGATGCAAAGGATTACCTTGACAAAAGAGGTATAACCAGAGAAACAGTAAAAAGATTTTTTCTTGGATACTCTACGAACTCATGGGATGAGTTACTGGTTTACCTTTCCCGGAAAGGTTTTTCACCGCAGATTCTCGAAAAAGCAGGGCTTGTTGTCCAGAGGAGTGACGCATCAGGTTACTATGATAGATTCAGGGGGAGGATAATCTTTCCTATATTTAATCTACAGGGGGAGGTCATTGCTTTTGGTGGGAGGGTTATCAGAGATGCTGACGATTCTTCAATACCAAAATACCTCAATTCACCTGAGACAGCCCTATACAACAAAGG comes from Nitrospirota bacterium and encodes:
- a CDS encoding NGG1p interacting factor NIF3; translation: MKLRDFYEAIVKIGIERDPRGKEAVEQDLVRRKRRFEELKEKEKEYFDLESLTNPYADTRILFGDGNTKVKRILVGIDIEVPEILLADRLISKGEKIDLALSHHPEGKAYANFYEVMHMQADILNRYGIPINVAEALLSERIKEVERKVMPVNHTRAIDAAILLNIPIMCAHTPSDNSVANYLQKLFDETKPDTIDDVMNQLNSIPEYKEASRNNAGPKILIGSKERRSGKIFVDMTGGTEGSKEIFGSLAQAGIGTIVAMHLSDEHRKEAEKNHVNVVIAGHISSDNVGMNLLLDEISKIEPIEVLTCSGFKRFVRN
- a CDS encoding CHC2 zinc finger domain-containing protein encodes the protein MSDEIIERIRQGVDIVDVISEYVVLKKTGQNYKGF